GAATACGAAATCGTTGAATCTTCTTAACAATCCTACACACTCGGCAGCgaataatttcaaatgatATAATAAAAGACAACAGTTAGAAAGATGTATCCTAAATtagccatgatagtttcaccGGTACTGACGAGCAGAGAACTCGAGTTACTCTGATGATGATCGTTGTGACTATGGCGATCGAGATGATCAGTATCAGAAGCGTTCGTTAAATGCACGTGTCCCTCGTGCGGAGATCTCTTCGATCTCATGACAAGCGTCAATTTCGTGTTCTTTATCGGGGTTGTTTCGGCCAGTAACGAGTCCTTGTACGATGGACGACGTTTCTCGAGCTGAGAACGAGCCTCTCCAGGGATCAAAGGTGGTAGTTCTCCCTTGAATCTTCCGAATTGCGGTGTTCTACTAAGCACATCCGAGGATAACGTGCTTTTCGAATGCTCTTCGATCCCGGAAATCGACCTGGCCAAGCCAGAGTCCTTCAGTCTCTTTCCGTCGAACGTGATCAATACCTCTGACGAGGGTGAAGACGGTGATTCGTTGGTGATCGTGCTGGGAACCGGAGGCAAGTAATAAGCGTTCATCCTGTCGGCAGCCATTTCCATGTCCTCGACCTCGCCTAGACGAGGTTTCTTCTTCGATCTTTTTACCGTGTCCACGGTTGGGACAGGGGGTGAAGGTATAAAAACTGGCCCGAAATTGTCGTTAGGTCTGTGGTTGGTGGTTCCTCGAGCATCTTCTTCATCCGTTATATCGGACGATCTCTTCTCAGCAACGTCCGTGGGTTTCTCTAAGGTTCTAATGATTGGTTTGAAACCACTTTCGATCACTATGGAGCCTGGATCGAAGCCTGTGTTTCTGGCTGGTTTCATGGGAGTAGAGAAGAGGTTGGGTGCGTTCGTATCGGAAACTTTAGCCTCCACTTTGCTCCACTGTTTCGGGTCGACTTTCTTCAGTTTCGAGATTTGAACATTACCGTTCACCGTGGATACTTTCTCTTGGTTTCTTCTGTAAACGGGCGAAGCTGGGGCATAGACAGACTTCTTTCGTTCTAGGAAGACTGGTCTGGAGGGTAAGGGAAGACTCGGCTGTGGCATCGTGTGAGAGGTCTGCAACATTGGTCGACGAGTCATCATCGGTCTCTTGATCATCATCAGTTGATTCCTCTGTTCTGGCTGATAGTGATGGTAATGATGGTGGGGCGGTTGGTGATAAAGGTGGTGGTAATTGCTCGCGTAATGATGATACAACGGTCTGTTGGGGTATTGGATCTGCGGGTTGCTGGCTGCTGGATAAGTGTATTTTGTCCCGTGGCTCATTGGTCGTGGGTTATCTGCAACGAGGTTAGACAATTGCTGGTTAGAGGCTTGACGAATGAAATCCGGCTCGATCTCCATGATTTGATGATGTCTGCCAGGATGGGAGGTGATCGGTCTATCGATTCCCATCGATTGTTCGTGATAGATCGGAGCTAgctgatgatgatgatgaagaTGATTGTAACGATGGTAGTTCGGATGATGatgctgttgttgctgcatCGGATCCTCGTCGAGGTGCACGTGATGCATATCCTTCACGCGTACCTCGTGACTATGGGGCAGAACGCTGATGCCCGGCGTACTGTACGGAGAAGAAGGCTTCGAAACGAACGGCTCCTCGTACTGCGACGATGATTGCAAGCGGACGTAATTGTTGTTATTAGCGTTCGTTAGTAGCTGGGTGTATGGTGTGCTTAGCTTGCCGGGGTTAGTCGCTGGATGATAAGGAATACGAAGCCCGTGTTCACCGTGAGCTTGATGAAGATGCTGCTGAAGAAACTCCGCCGATGGCGTTACCTTGCTCGGGACACGGATGCTGGGGCTGTTCTCGAGATCCACGTTCGTTCGTTGACGTTCCGGCTGCACGAACACCTCGTGGTTCTCGCTGGCAGCTGATTCGCCGGCGTCGCAGCTGTCGAGAACGTTGATCTTCCAGCCCAGGTAACGGTGCGTGAAACACTGAACGTTCGTCGACGATCGTCAGTGCGATGTCCGAGATCTTCTTTCATAAATTTCAACTTCCACTTACCTGGTAGTAGACGGTGTCGGGGGTGTTGTTGTCAGGGGTCCATTCTACGATACCTGGGTCTCCATGATCGCATTCCAGAGTCAGGGTGCGCTGGTAAGCACCAAACGAAGTGAATTCGTCGGCGGGGGGTTGACTTTGATCCGGCACCCAATTGCACAGTCGACCGACACCCGTTGGTCGATACACGCCGCGTTGACGTTGAGCACCAGCGAATATTTTCACCTTCTTCTCAGTGCAAAGGAAAATAATCATCAATTTGAACATACCTCGTTCAAATACATTCtcatgatttaaaaaaaaagggaaagtgACTTACGGCTTTCTCTTCAGGTGTTTTGTGTTGGTATCCACCAACAGGATCGTCAGTAATATAGAAGGGATGGTAACGAGCGGGTGTGTCAGGATCCTCACCACCTTCCACCACGAAAGTATATTTTCTACCTCGTACAACGTTGATTACAGGAATTAGTAGGCCATTTATGTACCAAGAGATTCCCCAGCCGACGTGACCTAGGGAAAGCGAATCGTACCGGTTTATTAATTGCCCGACCAGTTTGCGTTATCGGGTTTCAACTCGTGTCGCATCGATTTCACCGAAAGCATCCgattattgaataataaacTTTCACCAGCGATTCTAAAACTCGATATCAGCTATGCGGTTTTTGCCAGACTCGATTTTAGCCTTTCATCGACCCAATTATCGTACCGGTGATCGCAGGATAGCCGTGTTTTCCTCCGGTCGGTCCCATCTGAGCGTAAAACACTCCATCATCGGGTTCGTAACATTGAATAGGTGGAATCTCCCAGGCATCGTTTTTCGGCGCTGGCGCTGGAGTTGCCGGTGCTCGTTGAGGTCTTCTGGTAGTTACAATCGCCACTGGCTGTTtcgttaatttttttcaataatatttcatttcaccTCATCGATAGATTGTCGTTGAAACATAGTAGAACAAGGACGAATAGATTGTCACCTGATTTCCGCTGGCTTTATCTTCGTTGTCCACGATCGTTTGCGAATGCTCCGGGATCGGACAATTCCAGACCGGTGGTCTACCAAAGTCGATGAAACGGTCGCTTTTCAGATAGTCCGTGTGAAAGCTGACCTCTAGCCTCTCGTTGAGAGGACCGATGGCCCAGATGATCGCTTGCGAGCCGTTTGTCAGGATTTGATGGTCCAGCTCGTCGTTCGTCTTCAGTGCTCTCTGATACGTGACAATACTATATCCGTCCACCAGTGCAGCGTTCAACAATCGAATGGAATTCGTGTTCTCCTGCAAAGCGTCGTTTCAACACGGTAAATTGAATGCAAAGCGTTCGGGAACAAAACGATTTCATCCGTTTTTCACGCGTTAACTGCTATCTATAAGACTCAGGAAACGTTTTCATCTAAATAAGAACAATCGTTCTTGATTCACgatgaaaatataaagtacGAACGACTAACTTGTATGCGCGTGTCGGGGCAACTACCCCGTCCACCGGAACACTGCGACTTGGCGTCCAAGAAATAATCGACAGCGTATCCTTGAAGGGTTTGTTTATCGACCCATGCGACTACCGCGTCTCCTCCGACCATCAAGCTTCTGTTAGGATCCGCAGACAATCCGAATGCCATGTACTGTCCGTCTTCTGTTAGGACATAGTCAGAGACAGGATTAGTGGGAAATCACGATGTAAAAATGAGAGAACGCGTTCAAAGGGAGGCACGCTAATTTCGGCGGTTCGTTCAGgcgaaatttattttccatggGACACGGGGAATCGGTTCGGTAGGGTGGCCCTTAATTCATTAAGCGGTCCGTTTAAAACGCGATCGCGCGTTAATTAGACCGTGAAACGCGATCTTTTTCGCGCTACCCTTTCCGCAAGAGCGATTACACCTGGCGAAGGGTGCAAATAGGGCGCGTGATTGTTTTCTGGCTCCCTTTCATCGAAACCTTCTGGGGGGAAAAAAACGTAAATATTTCGCCGGATCGACGAAAGTTCTGCGAACAACGAAACGGTAACGAGCGTcgttaatgaaaaattgggCTGGATTTTCCGTTTCGTTGACGCGGCGATAAACACCGGTCAAGTATCGCGGTTTTTGCGAGGTGTCCACGCGCGAGACAGCACGGAAACGTGTACTCACCAAGCTTTCCGACCAGTTGGGCGACTATGCTGTCTCCGGCCACGGCCCATCGCACCTCGAAAGCCAGCTTCTCCTCCAGAACTTCGCAGTTCAGTTTCGACTGAAATCAAACGACACACCGTTTACCATCGTTCACAACAGCAACATCGATTCTTCCCGATCGATCGAGCAGACATCGTCGATCGATCTCATTTCAACATCATCTCCTTCCACCATGGATTGTTGCACTATCGAGGACTGCGCTAGATTGTAATCGAACAAAGGACTGgtgtttcaagaaaatatatataatatcgTTTATTTTGTATCAATCTCAGGTAAAAACGTACAAAAATcgatagaaaaaataatattctcgGTGCGTGTGAATATACATAATCTACatttgtaataatatatatattttatatattataatatgttGGAAGCTGATGCACTTAGAAGGAAGAACTGGCCCAGGCTGGAAGGTATTCCCTcagctttctttttttccaagCGACAAGTCCTTCGTCTATTTCTGGCCACGAAACTAGTACTTAACCCTCTTATCACAGTCAAAAGCAtcgcttttcctttctttacCGCTCGATTTTACAAAACTAAtgcttcttcctcttcttcctcttcgctCGATCGTTGCTTCAAATTTACGCCTGAAATCAGCGCTACGGTAAAGCTAAGACCACGACGGATACCCTTACAATCGTATGATAATTCGCTCGCAAACGTTGCTCGATTGCTTGCAAACACAATTCCAGATGCgattaacacgttcactgtCACACTGAAATTGGCCGTCCCTGGGAAGGCACGCTGTTATCAGGTTGTTGCACATCAAACGATTCATTTCGAAACCGTGAAAACACGAAACTTCAGCTAGTTTGACAAATTCAATCAACAgagatattgaaaattttcatgtgCAATCACCTAATATCAATACACCTACACCTCGCTATACAGCATTTTGCTATAAcgatcttttttaattatggcACTTTTTTAACGTTTCAATGGCCCACAATGTTTCGTTATACGGCCAAAAAAAATGctgtacttttatttttataggaaataaaaagtataaaatgcTTTATGAACTAAaaactatattattttatacaaaattggAACAGATCCAATTGAACTTGTATGGGTTTGTATCAAAATAATTGATTCGTTATACGGCTTTTTGTTTTACGACCAACTTTCCCGGAACATATCTAGGCCGTAAAGCGAGGTATAGGTGTATTTGTCCATACGCTTCAGAAATATCCCTTTATCATTATCGTaccaataaaataatttttagacaATCTGCTTCgccttcattttttttaataaaatgaaatttcagatCAGCCTTTGTAGGTTCGCAAAACGTTTTCATTCCCGAAGCGTATAGACAAAAATTATTGCATTTTCTCTCTCATATACGATCctctgaaaataatttatcaactAAATACCAGTATTAAATTCTGCTTATCTTATCAGTTTGAATTTTggattttctttgaattaaattCGTCGACGGACGGGTTGCGACAGTTCTTAACGATTATTTCTCTAGCTGGTTCCGACGTGTACGCACGTATGTACGTATATTCTTGTTAGAGCGGGAAGCAGATGAGCCGGGAGACAAAAACCGATATCGAAGTGTCGCTAATATCGACACATATTTCACGGGCAGTCGTAGAGAGAGGCAAACCGTGAATTATGGCGACTCGTATTGTTCGTGGAGAACGCGATGCATCCGGTTGTACGGGATGGGCGAGATTGTACGTCTCTTAGAATAGAATTCTAGAGGGGATTGGAGAGATTAAAGGCGTGCCTGTTAGGTATGTGTCCGTGGGACGGTCTGCGTCTGCATAGATTGCGTCTACTTACACCATGGATCCTCAATGTATACCATATACAGGCTGAATTTACTTTGAACCGACGTGCTGCGTTTCGAAACTAAACTACATCGTTCTTCTCCAACGCGGTGGAAAAGGAGGACG
The genomic region above belongs to Osmia bicornis bicornis chromosome 9, iOsmBic2.1, whole genome shotgun sequence and contains:
- the LOC114875078 gene encoding LOW QUALITY PROTEIN: protein Skeletor, isoforms D/E-like (The sequence of the model RefSeq protein was modified relative to this genomic sequence to represent the inferred CDS: deleted 1 base in 1 codon); the encoded protein is MKRKERKKKQDSMTDLREQAEQKGEARRKRDAEVKQGEPVIVVGSTKLPGSTTATFDGSNHEDAMTAPSPTSSSTRLSTALLVAAVFILLATQVCSGAYYGKLIGKLSELHHGVSGEVYAVDGRTLFVKDFTYDGEAPTAYFYVGNTKTPNGNGIRLRDERGSAETIKRYRRKSITLTLPEGKTLNNIKWFAVWCDEYAVNFGDVRIPRGFDYPKPQKLAALSGVHGVSSEPIVVVDAQTLLIPSFSYDGEAPDAKFWVGAGPTPSPQGIRVPDENGKEVPLRRYDRKAIVLTLPGDLTIHQIGHFGVWCEAFTVDFGHVQIPQNLNVPPSLKMLGVSPQSKLNCEVLEEKLAFEVRWAVAGDSIVAQLVGKLEDGQYMAFGLSADPNRSLMVGGDAVVAWVDKQTLQGYAVDYFLDAKSQCSGGRGSCPDTRIQENTNSIRLLNAALVDGYSIVTYQRALKTNDELDHQILTNGSQAIIWAIGPLNERLEVSFHTDYLKSDRFIDFGRPPVWNCPIPEHSQTIVDNEDKASGNQPVAIVTTRRPQRAPATPAPAPKNDAWEIPPIQCYEPDDGVFYAQMGPTGGKHGYPAITGHVGWGISWYINGLLIPVINVVRGRKYTFVVEGGEDPDTPARYHPFYITDDPVGGYQHKTPEEKAKVKIFAGAQRQRGVYRPTGVGRLCNWVPDQSQPPADEFTSFGAYQRTLTLECDHGDPGIVEWTPDNNTPDTVYYQCFTHRYLGWKINVLDSCDAGESAASENHEVFVQPERQRTNVDLENSPSIRVPSKVTPSAEFLQQHLHQAHGEHGLRIPYHPATNPGKLSTPYTQLLTNANNNNYVRLQSSSQYEEPFVSKPSSPYSTPGISVLPHSHEVRVKDMHHVHLDEDPMQQQQHHHPNYHRYNHLHHHHQLAPIYHEQSMGIDRPITSHPGRHHQIMEIEPDFIRQASNQQLSNLVADNPRPMSHGTKYTYPAASNPQIQYPNRPLYHHYASNYHHLYHQPPHHHYHHYQPEQRNQLMMIKRPMMTRRPMLQTSHTMPQPSLPLPSRPVFLERKKSVYAPASPVYRRNQEKVSTVNGNVQISKLKKVDPKQWSKVEAKVSDTNAPNLFSTPMKPARNTGFDPGSIVIESGFKPIIRTLEKPTDVAEKRSSDITDEEDARGTTNHRPNDNFGPVFIPSPPVPTVDTVKRSKKKPRLGEVEDMEMAADRMNAYYLPPVPSTITNESPSSPSSEVLITFDGKRLKDSGLARSISGIEEHSKSTLSSDVLSRTPQFGRFKGELPPLIPGEARSQLEKRRPSYKDSLLAETTPIKNTKLTLVMRSKRSPHEGHVHLTNASDTDHLDRHSHNDHHQSNSSSLLVSTGETIMANLGYIFLTVVFYYII